From the Hordeum vulgare subsp. vulgare chromosome 1H, MorexV3_pseudomolecules_assembly, whole genome shotgun sequence genome, the window CCTTTCTTTTTCCTGCAATCGTTCTCGCTTTATGAACAACTATCAAGTTATTCTTTATGGTTCATAAGGCCATATCAAGAGAAGACCTGCGCATCGGCAAGCGCATCATGAGAAATATAGGAGCATTACTGTATATTTTTTGACCAACTTTGCCCATGCCAGGCCGCCAGCTACTGAATCCAACAACCAGAGTGTAAATGGAATGGTTATTTCTGACCATCCGACCGATCAAATTAATTGCGATCCAATCTGGTGCTGGTTAGTTTCTTATTCAAATATCAAAGTCAAATAATTCGTCTCAGATTTTAGTTGGTGTCAGATAATTCTGATAATATCTGGATAGCCCTATTTGGATATCCATGTTTAGTTAATATATATTCAAAAAATAATTTAAATTGTACCCGAAAAACAGTTTTaagttttttctttcttgttAGGGCAGTTTTCTAAGTGTTTTAAATCTTAGTTCTTCACATTTTTTATTATCTTATACTTTGAGTAGTAGATAATTCTGAATTCTTTGTTTTTTCAGTGCACTATGTAGACTCTGTTTCTCGCACAATATCAAGATGTTTTATTTGTTTCCCAGGCTTTCTTTATACAGTTTGGTTCACATCCTATTCACATTCATGTCTTGGGAACTCTTAGAAATATTATAACATGGTAAGCACGAGAGTTCCACTATTTTTCCCAGGCTATCTTGATGCATGATGACTGCACCATGTTTTTTCTGATTTGTATATTAAGCAATAAATATTTCACTGTTTGCTGAAAAGAACTGAAACCCAAATTTACACAGTCTGGAGCATAAATCAGAATAAAATTTCAATTTAATTATGTTTTACTTATGGTAGCTATTTATCATTACTAGATAAAGGTGAGGAATCAACTTAATATCTGCTAGACACATAGCTCCAGTAATTTTTTCAAGAGACTGACTTAATAGTCATGTGTAAAGATTACGTACGAAGGAAGGAATATGACTTTCAGTATAGATTTTTTTTTGGGGGGAATGACTTTCAGGATAGATGCTTAGGCAAAAGTTGTGGGAAGATCTTTGCTGCACGGCTGTAGTTTATTTGTAGCCACGCATGCCTTCATAATTTATTTCATGGTCTTCATCTGCGTCTATACATAGCTTTCCATATTGACTACTACACATGGCCTCACAAGTCAGTCGTCCATGTAGCTTTTCCATGGCCACACGTGCTTGGCTTGATAAAGGCAGACGTCTAGCAGTGTAGCATGCCGCATTGTCATTGTCATGAATTGTCAAAGGACTACCCTTCTTTCAGCAATGGGAGCTTTATTGACTCCAATGTTGCATCGAGACGATGCGACTGCATTGAGTTCACACACTGTCTCTACAGAACAAGATGCACACAGTCCAAACAAAGACAAACTCAACCGTAAGAAAAAGGACAAACCCAGTTGTAGAAGCTTCCACACTAGGTGGGGTCGGGAAAATTATTATACGTCTTCCACATGTATGAATTTATTGCACATCATATATTGATTCAATGGTAGAGTTTGGAAAAAATGTGCATCTAAATTGGAATAAGAAGAAAGTGGAATTTACACCATCAAGGCTGCACGCACGTCGTCTATTGAAACTTCATTCTGCATCAAGGATGAAATGTTGAAGGTCATGTGTGTCAGATTCAGATCTGGGGGTGACATATCACCATTGAGATACTGCATAACCTGCCTCATGTTGGGCCTTAAACTGATTAGTGGGTGTGAGCACAGCAATCCTAACTTGAGAGCTAGGCATGCCTCATCAACATTGTACGCACCTTGGAGCTTGGTATCCACTGCATCTGTGAGAAATCCTTGGTGCCAATGGTCAATCACCCAGTTGACCAAGGTGAGTTGGTTGCCTTGTGATGTTGTCTCGATGGGCTTCCGTCCACAGGTGACTTCGAGAACAAACATGCCAAAGGAAAACACATCACTAAGTGGGGTTGCTTTGTTGGTGTGTGCTAGCTCAGGAGCTAGGTATCCAATGGTGCCAACAACATGTGTAGTTTGAGGGCCAGTCTCGTGGTCATATAACCTTGCTAAGCCGAAATCACCTAGTCGCCCATTCAGTCCATCATCGAGGAGCACATTGCTTGGCTTGATGTCTCGATGCAATACAACTTTCTCCCATTCCTGGTGAAGGTAAAGCAAGGCAGACGCAATGTCTTTGATGATTTTGTATCTCTGGGCCCAAGTTAAAGTAGGCCTCTTCTCCTGATCATACAGGTACTTGTCAAGGCTTCCATTGGACATGTATTCATACACCAAAAGGAGCTCAGCCTTGCGACGGCAATAACCATGCAACTGCACAATATTGCGGTGTTGGAGGCGGCCGATGCTCGCAACCTCAGCGACAAATTCCTTCATCCCCTGCTTAGAGTCATGGGAGATCCTTTTCACAGCGATCTCCACTTTAGACATTGGAAGCACACCCTTGTACACCTTTCCAAATCCTCCAAATCCCAGTAGATTCTTGTTCTTAAATCCCTTGGTGGCGTGAAACAAGTCCTTGTATGAAAACCTATGGGGCCCAAATTCAGTTTCCCAATCTTCTCTAAGCTCGGCATATCGTAGTCGCCTTCGG encodes:
- the LOC123396127 gene encoding L-type lectin-domain containing receptor kinase SIT2-like — encoded protein: MDSIKRLSLLQHLLFFFFLVLDLSELAVGKQDQFVYYGFAGATLALDGVATITPDGLLELTNGTFRLRGHAFHPTPFYFGKTPNGTAVQAPQSFAVSYVFAIYCVQAQTCGHGMASVVAASSNFSDTMPTQYLGLINDHNNGDPANRFFAVELDTNWNDEFKDINNNHVGIDINDLVSVNSSSAGYYDDSNEGNFQNLTLASYEMMQVWVEYDGGRRQISVSLAPINMAKPTKPLLSTSYNLSTVLPDMVYVGFSASTGSFDSRQYVLGWSFGINRPAPAIDITKLPKLPRQGPKPRSKVLEIVLPIVSAAFVLAVGATVILLVRRRLRYAELREDWETEFGPHRFSYKDLFHATKGFKNKNLLGFGGFGKVYKGVLPMSKVEIAVKRISHDSKQGMKEFVAEVASIGRLQHRNIVQLHGYCRRKAELLLVYEYMSNGSLDKYLYDQEKRPTLTWAQRYKIIKDIASALLYLHQEWEKVVLHRDIKPSNVLLDDGLNGRLGDFGLARLYDHETGPQTTHVVGTIGYLAPELAHTNKATPLSDVFSFGMFVLEVTCGRKPIETTSQGNQLTLVNWVIDHWHQGFLTDAVDTKLQGAYNVDEACLALKLGLLCSHPLISLRPNMRQVMQYLNGDMSPPDLNLTHMTFNISSLMQNEVSIDDVRAALMV